From one Bradyrhizobium sp. Ash2021 genomic stretch:
- a CDS encoding ABC transporter substrate-binding protein produces MPLKRLVQAAIAVVAIAAGVPASAQQVLKVGSTPTGIPFTFLDTKTNSIQGVMVDLITEIGKDAGFTVQIEPMQFSALVPSLTSNKIDIISAAMFATAARKEVIDFSEPVYTYGEGLVVPKTDAKNYASQEDLKGETVGAQVGTAFVDALKKTGLFSEVKVYDTIPDILRDVNAGRLKAGFADYPILAYNLKQGAFGEVRLVDSYKPATVGTVAIGIRKSDSELLGKINASLAKLKANGALDKILDKWGLKPKAA; encoded by the coding sequence ATGCCCCTCAAGCGACTCGTTCAGGCCGCTATCGCGGTTGTTGCCATTGCCGCCGGCGTGCCGGCCTCCGCGCAGCAGGTGTTAAAGGTGGGCTCGACGCCAACCGGCATTCCCTTCACCTTCCTCGATACCAAGACTAACAGCATCCAGGGCGTGATGGTCGATCTCATCACCGAGATCGGAAAGGACGCCGGCTTCACGGTGCAGATCGAGCCGATGCAGTTCTCGGCGCTGGTGCCGTCGCTGACGTCGAACAAGATCGACATCATCTCGGCCGCGATGTTCGCGACCGCCGCACGGAAAGAGGTGATCGATTTCTCCGAGCCGGTCTACACCTATGGCGAAGGTCTCGTGGTGCCGAAGACCGACGCCAAGAATTACGCCTCGCAGGAAGATCTGAAGGGCGAGACGGTCGGCGCCCAGGTCGGAACCGCCTTTGTCGATGCGCTGAAGAAGACGGGATTGTTCAGCGAAGTGAAGGTCTACGACACCATTCCCGACATCCTTCGCGACGTGAATGCGGGCCGCCTTAAGGCCGGCTTCGCGGATTATCCGATCCTGGCCTACAACCTCAAGCAGGGCGCTTTCGGCGAGGTGCGGCTGGTCGATTCCTACAAACCGGCCACGGTCGGCACGGTCGCGATCGGAATCCGCAAGAGCGATTCAGAATTGCTCGGCAAGATCAACGCCTCGCTCGCCAAGCTGAAGGCGAACGGCGCCCTCGACAAGATTCTCGACAAATGGGGCCTGAAGCCAAAGGCCGCCTGA
- a CDS encoding amino acid ABC transporter ATP-binding protein, translating to MIELRDVHKRFGANEVLKGITAAVEKSEVVCIIGPSGSGKSTILRCINGLESYEAGDILVEGARVDAHSPSIVDIRTQVSMVFQRFNLFPHRTALENIVEGPIYVKKEPRAEALERGRDLLAQVGLAGKADAYPPQLSGGQQQRVAIARALAMQPKAILFDEPTSALDPELVGEVLGVMRKLADDGMTMVVVTHEMAFAKDVADRVLFIDGGVIVEQGAAKTVLNQPQHARTLDFLRRVLHPL from the coding sequence ATGATCGAGCTTCGCGACGTCCACAAGCGATTTGGTGCGAACGAGGTGTTGAAGGGCATCACCGCCGCGGTCGAGAAAAGCGAAGTGGTCTGCATCATCGGCCCATCGGGCTCGGGCAAATCGACCATCCTGCGCTGTATCAATGGTCTGGAGAGTTACGAGGCCGGCGACATCCTGGTCGAGGGCGCGCGGGTCGACGCCCACTCGCCGTCGATCGTTGATATCAGGACCCAGGTATCGATGGTGTTCCAGCGCTTCAATCTGTTCCCGCACCGGACCGCGCTCGAAAACATCGTCGAAGGCCCGATCTATGTGAAGAAGGAGCCGCGTGCGGAAGCGCTGGAGCGTGGCCGCGATCTCCTGGCGCAGGTGGGCCTTGCCGGAAAGGCCGATGCCTATCCGCCGCAGCTTTCCGGCGGCCAGCAGCAGCGCGTCGCGATCGCGCGGGCGCTGGCGATGCAGCCGAAGGCGATTTTGTTCGACGAGCCGACCTCGGCGCTCGATCCGGAACTGGTCGGCGAAGTCTTGGGCGTGATGCGAAAGCTGGCCGATGACGGCATGACCATGGTCGTCGTCACCCACGAGATGGCCTTTGCCAAGGACGTCGCCGACCGCGTGCTCTTTATCGACGGTGGCGTCATCGTCGAGCAGGGCGCCGCCAAAACCGTGCTCAACCAACCCCAGCATGCGCGCACCCTGGACTTCTTGCGCCGCGTGCTGCATCCGCTCTAG
- a CDS encoding xanthine dehydrogenase family protein molybdopterin-binding subunit, whose translation MTPEIINLSRDPAHVRHGSNVGQPLTRRDGILKVKGEARYAADNHPPGMLYAVLAVSSIARGRVSFLDVPAAKRHPGVVEVMTPANRPPLAENPDAKTNPFMFRLDLLQNDKVRYANQSIAVVIAETLEAATEGAALLAPQYDVLPARIGLDSNESFVPPVVGIGNPSEVRRGDVEAGLAAASKRIEATYETPAQYHNAMEPHAIVVAWDGDKLSIETPSQGLAMAQGRIAGLFGISPANIHIRSPFLGGGFGSKGFISGPQLLGILAARLVGRPVKLVLRREQMYGPVGYRAPTRQTMRIGVDGDGMLTAMDHHAKTVSSTFDDFFEPAADASHTLYASPAIATSHEAVRVDTGTPLFMRAPGEATGSIVLESAIDEMAFACGMDPLAFRLKNYADVEPISGKPFSSKALRQCYAQGAERFGWAKRPLAPRAMRDEAGLLVGWGMGTATFPALMFQAEARAVVRSDGSGVMETGAHDMGQGAWTAFAQIAADGLGLDLEQVEFKSGTSDLPDAGIAGGSAHTATAGTAIHNAGAAVIAKLADLAMGDKRSPLFGAGNAGVIARGGRLHRRDDETRSESYGDILGRAGLAEIEARDNSAADPAAQSNYAMHAHGAVFAEVKVDPDLGQIRVTRMVGAFAAGRVINPRMVRSQLFGGMIWGMSFALHEQAVMDPRSGRILNANLGEYHIPVNADVPSLDVLTVDEHDPHVNALGIKGVGEIGITGSAGAVANAVWHATGVRVRRFPIGIDDLVMGLTG comes from the coding sequence ATGACGCCTGAGATCATCAACCTTTCCCGTGATCCCGCCCACGTCAGGCACGGCTCGAATGTCGGTCAGCCGCTGACCCGTCGCGACGGCATCCTGAAGGTGAAAGGCGAGGCGCGCTACGCCGCCGATAATCATCCGCCTGGAATGCTCTACGCCGTCCTGGCGGTCAGCAGCATCGCCCGCGGCCGCGTCAGCTTTCTTGACGTGCCCGCGGCCAAGCGCCATCCCGGCGTGGTCGAGGTCATGACGCCGGCGAACCGGCCGCCGCTTGCGGAGAATCCGGACGCCAAGACCAATCCCTTCATGTTCCGGCTCGATCTCTTGCAGAACGACAAGGTGCGCTATGCCAACCAGTCGATCGCGGTGGTGATCGCGGAAACGCTGGAGGCCGCAACGGAAGGCGCCGCGCTGCTGGCGCCGCAATATGACGTGCTGCCGGCCCGCATTGGTCTCGATTCGAACGAAAGCTTTGTGCCGCCTGTCGTCGGCATCGGCAATCCGTCCGAGGTTCGCCGCGGCGATGTGGAAGCTGGCCTTGCGGCCGCATCGAAGCGCATCGAGGCGACCTATGAGACGCCGGCGCAGTATCATAATGCGATGGAGCCGCACGCGATCGTCGTGGCCTGGGACGGCGACAAGCTGTCGATCGAAACGCCAAGCCAGGGGCTGGCGATGGCGCAGGGACGGATCGCCGGGCTGTTCGGCATTTCGCCTGCGAATATCCATATCCGCAGCCCGTTTCTCGGCGGCGGCTTCGGCTCCAAGGGCTTTATCTCGGGACCGCAGCTTCTGGGCATCCTGGCGGCACGGTTGGTCGGCAGGCCGGTCAAGCTCGTGCTGCGCCGTGAGCAGATGTACGGTCCAGTCGGCTATCGCGCGCCGACGCGCCAGACCATGCGCATCGGCGTCGACGGCGACGGCATGCTCACCGCGATGGATCACCACGCCAAAACGGTGTCGAGCACGTTCGACGATTTCTTCGAGCCGGCGGCCGACGCTTCGCACACGCTGTATGCGAGCCCTGCGATTGCGACTTCGCATGAAGCGGTCCGCGTCGACACCGGGACGCCGCTGTTCATGCGGGCGCCGGGCGAGGCGACGGGATCGATCGTGCTGGAGAGCGCGATCGATGAAATGGCCTTTGCCTGCGGTATGGATCCGCTGGCGTTTCGCCTCAAGAACTACGCCGATGTCGAACCGATCTCGGGCAAGCCGTTTTCCTCGAAGGCGTTACGCCAGTGCTACGCGCAAGGCGCCGAACGCTTCGGCTGGGCAAAGCGACCGCTCGCCCCGCGCGCGATGCGGGACGAGGCGGGTCTGCTGGTCGGCTGGGGCATGGGTACTGCGACGTTTCCGGCGCTGATGTTCCAGGCCGAAGCGCGGGCCGTGGTGCGCAGCGACGGATCCGGCGTGATGGAGACGGGTGCCCACGACATGGGGCAGGGCGCCTGGACCGCGTTCGCCCAGATCGCGGCGGATGGGCTCGGCCTCGATCTCGAACAGGTCGAGTTCAAATCCGGCACGTCTGATCTGCCGGACGCAGGGATCGCCGGCGGCTCGGCCCATACCGCGACCGCCGGCACGGCGATCCACAATGCCGGCGCTGCCGTTATCGCCAAGCTCGCCGATCTCGCGATGGGCGACAAGCGCTCGCCGCTGTTCGGGGCCGGCAATGCCGGCGTGATCGCGCGTGGCGGCCGCTTGCACCGTCGCGACGACGAGACGCGGAGCGAGAGTTATGGCGATATCCTCGGGCGAGCCGGCCTCGCAGAGATCGAAGCCCGCGACAATAGCGCCGCCGACCCTGCGGCGCAGTCGAACTACGCCATGCACGCGCATGGCGCTGTGTTCGCCGAGGTCAAGGTCGATCCTGATTTGGGCCAGATCCGCGTCACCCGCATGGTCGGCGCTTTCGCCGCGGGCCGCGTCATCAATCCGCGCATGGTCCGCAGCCAGCTGTTCGGCGGCATGATCTGGGGCATGTCGTTTGCGCTGCACGAGCAGGCCGTGATGGACCCCCGCTCCGGCCGGATACTGAATGCGAACCTTGGCGAGTACCACATCCCCGTCAACGCCGACGTGCCGTCGCTCGACGTGCTCACGGTCGACGAGCACGATCCCCACGTCAACGCGCTCGGCATCAAGGGCGTCGGCGAGATCGGCATTACCGGCTCAGCCGGCGCCGTCGCCAACGCGGTCTGGCACGCGACGGGTGTGCGCGTCCGGCGTTTTCCGATCGGCATCGACGACCTCGTGATGGGGCTTACAGGCTGA
- a CDS encoding xanthine dehydrogenase family protein subunit M has translation MKTFDYFRPATVSDAIAAAAEPGAAYLAAGTNLLDLMKGGVSRPDRLVDVTRLPGLDRIERMPDGGVRIGAMVRNADLAHDVDFARAFPAVAEALLSGASAQLRNAATVGGNLLQRTRCGYFYDTASACNKREPGEGCAARDGENKLHAVLGWSACIATHPSDFCVPLVALDAVVEIEGRSGRREIALEAFHRLPGDTPERESVLEPGDLIVALRLPSEARGFSAHARYLKVRERTSYAFAVVSAAACVRIEHGTIREARLALGGVAAKPWRARAAEEILAGVRPDPAIYRKAAKAALADAKPSGDNAFKIELAERIIVRALMLAAAGTPQRLPALPASPFSSVPGVLHDA, from the coding sequence ATGAAAACCTTCGATTATTTCAGGCCCGCGACCGTCTCCGACGCCATCGCGGCCGCTGCCGAACCGGGCGCGGCCTATCTCGCCGCCGGCACCAATCTGCTCGACCTGATGAAGGGCGGCGTCAGCCGTCCGGATCGCCTTGTCGACGTTACCCGCCTGCCGGGGCTCGACCGCATCGAGCGGATGCCCGATGGCGGCGTTCGCATCGGCGCCATGGTCCGCAATGCCGACCTCGCGCATGATGTGGACTTTGCGCGGGCCTTTCCCGCGGTCGCCGAGGCGCTGTTGTCGGGCGCTTCCGCCCAGCTTCGCAACGCCGCGACCGTCGGCGGCAATCTGCTCCAGCGGACGCGATGCGGCTATTTCTACGACACGGCCAGCGCCTGCAACAAACGCGAACCCGGGGAAGGCTGCGCTGCCCGCGACGGCGAGAACAAACTGCACGCGGTGCTCGGCTGGAGCGCCTGCATTGCCACCCACCCGTCGGATTTCTGTGTGCCGCTGGTCGCGCTCGATGCCGTCGTGGAGATCGAGGGCAGGAGCGGAAGGCGCGAGATTGCGCTCGAGGCGTTTCATCGCCTGCCTGGCGACACGCCCGAGCGCGAAAGCGTGCTTGAGCCCGGCGATCTGATCGTCGCGCTGCGGCTGCCGTCCGAAGCTCGCGGGTTTTCGGCGCATGCGCGCTATCTGAAAGTCCGCGAACGCACGTCCTACGCCTTTGCCGTTGTATCAGCCGCCGCCTGCGTCAGGATCGAACATGGTACGATCCGCGAGGCCCGGCTCGCGCTTGGCGGTGTCGCTGCCAAACCATGGCGCGCCCGTGCGGCGGAGGAAATTCTGGCGGGCGTCCGTCCCGATCCCGCAATCTACCGCAAGGCGGCGAAGGCCGCGCTCGCGGATGCAAAGCCCTCCGGCGACAACGCGTTCAAGATCGAGCTCGCCGAGCGGATCATCGTGCGCGCCTTGATGCTCGCGGCGGCCGGAACGCCGCAGCGTCTTCCCGCCCTTCCGGCATCCCCTTTCTCGTCCGTTCCCGGAGTCCTTCATGACGCCTGA
- a CDS encoding amino acid ABC transporter permease — MQKFLNDAAEFLPILLQGVWLTIVVTIGSLLLSTFLGLLWALMRVSGVRALTLLSGGLINVIRGIPIIVLLFYLYFVMPDFGVAMTALQASILGLGIAYSAYQAENFRAGIEAIDKGQIEAAQTIGMGWWLTMRRVVLPQAVKIVLPPYGNIMIMLLKDSSQASTITVAELALQGKLIASSTFKNTSVFTLVALMYLTMSIPLILLVRHFENKANRK, encoded by the coding sequence ATGCAAAAGTTCCTGAACGACGCCGCCGAGTTCCTGCCGATCCTGCTGCAGGGCGTCTGGCTGACGATCGTCGTCACCATCGGTTCGCTGCTGTTGTCGACATTTCTCGGATTGCTGTGGGCCTTGATGCGGGTTTCCGGCGTCCGTGCGCTCACGCTGCTGAGCGGCGGCCTGATCAATGTGATCCGCGGCATTCCGATCATCGTGCTGTTGTTCTACCTCTATTTCGTGATGCCCGATTTCGGTGTGGCGATGACCGCGCTGCAGGCATCGATCCTCGGACTCGGCATTGCCTATTCGGCCTACCAGGCCGAAAATTTCCGCGCCGGCATCGAGGCGATCGACAAGGGACAGATCGAGGCCGCGCAGACCATCGGCATGGGCTGGTGGCTGACCATGCGGCGTGTGGTGCTGCCGCAGGCGGTCAAAATCGTGCTGCCGCCCTACGGCAACATCATGATCATGCTCTTGAAGGACTCTTCGCAGGCCTCGACCATCACGGTCGCTGAACTCGCACTGCAGGGAAAATTGATTGCGTCCTCGACCTTCAAGAACACCTCTGTGTTCACGCTGGTCGCGCTGATGTATCTCACCATGAGCATTCCACTCATCCTGCTGGTTCGCCATTTCGAGAACAAGGCCAACCGCAAATGA
- a CDS encoding aspartate aminotransferase family protein, with amino-acid sequence MTLHQIPNTLQTDSFWMPFTANRQFKKAPRLFASAEGMHYTTVDGRKVIDGSAGLWCVNAGHGRRQIAAAVERQLTNLDFAPSFNMGHPLAFDFAERLAEIAPKGLDRIFFTNSGSESVDTALKIALAYHRAAGQPTRTRLIGRERGYHGVGFGGMSVGGMVANRRAFATHLPGVDHIRHTHDLKRNAFAKDQPEHGAELADDIERLVALHGAETIAAVIVEPVPGSTAVLPPPKGYLQRLRELCDKHGILLIFDEVITGFGRLGAPFAADFFGVTPDLMTTAKGITNGTVPCGAVFASRKIHDELMNGPEGAIELFHGYTYSAHPVACAAGIATLDIYKDEGLLTRGASLAEYWRDALHSLKGLPNVVDIRNVGLMGAVEVAPRKDGVGARGYDVMVDCFNRGLYLRMSGDSFAMSPPLIVERSHIDEMVSILGDAIKRVA; translated from the coding sequence GTGACCCTTCATCAGATTCCGAACACCCTGCAAACCGATTCGTTCTGGATGCCGTTCACGGCCAACCGGCAGTTCAAGAAAGCGCCGCGTCTGTTCGCCTCGGCCGAGGGCATGCATTACACGACCGTCGACGGCCGGAAGGTGATCGATGGCTCGGCCGGCCTCTGGTGCGTCAATGCCGGCCACGGCCGCCGCCAGATCGCCGCCGCCGTCGAGCGGCAGCTGACGAACCTCGACTTCGCGCCCTCGTTCAACATGGGCCATCCGCTCGCCTTCGATTTCGCCGAGCGGCTCGCCGAGATCGCGCCAAAGGGCCTCGACCGCATCTTCTTCACCAATTCAGGCTCCGAGTCGGTCGATACTGCGCTGAAGATCGCGCTCGCCTATCACCGCGCCGCCGGGCAGCCGACCCGCACCCGCCTGATCGGCCGCGAGCGCGGCTATCACGGCGTCGGCTTCGGCGGCATGTCGGTCGGCGGCATGGTCGCCAACCGCCGCGCCTTCGCAACCCATTTGCCAGGCGTCGATCACATCCGCCACACCCATGACCTTAAGCGCAACGCCTTCGCCAAGGATCAGCCGGAGCATGGCGCCGAACTCGCCGACGACATCGAGCGGCTGGTGGCGCTGCATGGCGCCGAGACCATCGCTGCCGTGATCGTCGAGCCGGTGCCGGGCTCGACCGCCGTGCTGCCGCCGCCGAAAGGCTATCTGCAGCGCTTACGCGAACTGTGCGACAAGCACGGCATCCTCCTGATCTTCGACGAGGTCATCACCGGATTCGGCCGGCTCGGCGCGCCGTTCGCCGCCGATTTCTTCGGCGTCACGCCGGACCTGATGACGACTGCGAAGGGCATCACCAACGGCACCGTGCCTTGCGGCGCGGTGTTCGCGAGCCGCAAGATCCACGACGAGCTGATGAACGGTCCGGAAGGCGCGATCGAACTGTTCCACGGCTACACCTATTCGGCGCATCCGGTGGCTTGCGCCGCGGGTATTGCGACGCTCGATATCTACAAGGACGAGGGCCTGCTAACCCGCGGCGCCTCGCTGGCCGAATACTGGCGCGATGCCCTGCATTCGCTCAAGGGCCTTCCGAACGTCGTCGACATCCGCAATGTCGGCCTGATGGGAGCCGTCGAGGTCGCGCCGCGCAAGGACGGTGTGGGCGCGCGCGGCTATGACGTGATGGTCGACTGCTTCAATCGCGGCCTTTACCTGCGCATGAGCGGCGATTCCTTTGCGATGTCGCCGCCGCTGATCGTCGAGCGCAGCCATATCGACGAGATGGTCTCGATTCTCGGCGACGCCATCAAACGCGTGGCCTGA
- a CDS encoding 2Fe-2S iron-sulfur cluster-binding protein has protein sequence MNFPISLTVNGVRRDIELSDPRVTLLDLLRERLQLTGTKKGCDRGQCGACTVLVNGQRINSCMALAVSHDGAEVMTIEGVARGDQLHPVQAAFIAHDGMQCGFCTPGQIMSAIGLIEEGQAGDDPERVREGMSGNLCRCGAYAGITDAVLEAQKVLANSDQRRSA, from the coding sequence ATGAATTTCCCCATCAGCCTTACCGTCAACGGCGTGCGGCGGGACATCGAACTTTCAGACCCGCGCGTTACGCTGCTCGACCTCTTGCGCGAGCGCCTTCAGCTCACCGGAACCAAGAAGGGCTGCGATCGCGGCCAATGCGGCGCGTGCACGGTGCTGGTCAACGGGCAGCGGATCAATTCGTGCATGGCGCTCGCGGTCAGCCACGATGGCGCCGAGGTGATGACGATCGAGGGCGTCGCGCGCGGTGATCAACTGCATCCGGTGCAGGCCGCGTTCATCGCCCATGACGGAATGCAATGCGGGTTCTGCACCCCCGGCCAGATCATGAGCGCGATCGGCCTGATCGAGGAAGGACAGGCCGGTGACGACCCCGAGCGCGTGCGCGAGGGCATGAGCGGAAATCTGTGCCGCTGCGGCGCCTATGCCGGGATCACCGACGCCGTGCTCGAGGCCCAGAAGGTTCTTGCAAATTCCGACCAGAGGCGCTCCGCATGA
- a CDS encoding cupin domain-containing protein, which produces MSVDIGGRLRFIRARHKVSQRELAKRSGVTNSTISLIESNQMNPSVGALKRILDGIPMGLAEFFALEPERKQKAFYRSDELTEIGKKPISYRQVGDNLFGRALQILKERYEPGSDTGRVPLVHEGEEGGVVVSGRLEVTVDDERHILDPGDAYYFESRRPHRFRCVGAKPCEVISACTPPTF; this is translated from the coding sequence ATGAGCGTCGATATCGGTGGACGGCTGCGATTCATTCGGGCGCGTCACAAGGTCTCGCAGCGCGAACTCGCAAAGCGCTCCGGCGTGACCAATTCGACGATCTCGCTGATCGAATCCAACCAGATGAATCCCTCCGTCGGCGCGCTCAAGCGCATCCTCGACGGCATTCCGATGGGACTGGCCGAATTCTTCGCCCTCGAGCCGGAGCGGAAGCAGAAAGCGTTTTACCGCTCCGACGAATTGACCGAAATCGGCAAGAAGCCGATTTCGTATCGCCAGGTCGGCGACAATCTGTTCGGCCGCGCCTTGCAGATCCTGAAGGAGCGCTACGAGCCCGGCAGCGACACCGGCCGGGTGCCGCTGGTTCACGAGGGCGAGGAAGGCGGCGTCGTCGTTTCCGGCCGGCTGGAGGTGACGGTCGACGACGAGCGCCACATCCTCGATCCCGGCGATGCCTATTATTTCGAAAGCCGCCGGCCACACCGTTTCCGCTGCGTCGGCGCAAAGCCCTGCGAAGTGATCAGCGCCTGCACGCCGCCGACGTTTTGA
- a CDS encoding D-amino acid dehydrogenase produces the protein MKVIVLGSGVIGVTSAYYLARAGHEVTVIDRQPKPALETSFANAGEVSPGYSSPWAGPGVPVKAVKWLLMKHGPLVIRPKLDPVMWIWLLKMLRNCTSARYAVNKSRMIPIAEYSRDCLRALRSETGIHYDERERGTLQLFRYSAQLDHTADDVAVLKQNGVPFEVLDRDGCVAAEPALAAVKDKIAGGLRLPQDETGDCHMFTQALAAEAEKLGVRFMFNVGIEGLNADAMRITGVVTSTGVMQADAYVLALGSWSPRLVRPLGISLPVHPVKGYSITVPITDPDGAPVSTVMDESYKVAITRLGDRIRVGGTAEISGYSDKLYAARRATLDHSLTDLFPRGGDLKKATFWCGLRPMTPDGPPVIGATRYSNLHLNTGHGTLGWTMACGSGRVLADLLSGRKPDIDTSELAISRYDHRFG, from the coding sequence GTGAAAGTTATCGTTCTCGGCAGCGGCGTCATCGGCGTCACCTCGGCCTATTATCTCGCCAGGGCGGGCCATGAGGTGACGGTGATCGACCGTCAGCCAAAACCTGCGCTCGAGACCAGCTTTGCCAATGCCGGCGAGGTATCGCCGGGCTATTCCTCGCCCTGGGCCGGTCCCGGCGTCCCGGTCAAGGCGGTCAAATGGCTGTTGATGAAGCACGGCCCGCTGGTGATCCGGCCGAAGCTCGATCCTGTGATGTGGATCTGGCTCTTGAAGATGCTGCGCAACTGCACCTCCGCGCGTTACGCCGTCAACAAGAGCCGGATGATTCCGATCGCCGAATACAGCCGCGACTGCCTGCGCGCGTTGCGCAGCGAGACCGGCATTCACTACGACGAGCGCGAGCGCGGCACGTTGCAATTGTTTCGCTATTCTGCGCAGCTCGACCACACCGCCGACGACGTCGCGGTGCTCAAGCAAAATGGCGTTCCGTTTGAGGTGCTGGATCGCGACGGCTGCGTCGCCGCGGAGCCGGCGCTCGCTGCGGTGAAGGACAAGATCGCCGGGGGCTTGCGGCTGCCGCAGGACGAGACCGGCGACTGCCACATGTTTACCCAGGCGCTCGCGGCTGAGGCTGAAAAGCTCGGTGTGCGCTTTATGTTCAATGTCGGGATCGAAGGGTTGAACGCCGACGCCATGCGCATCACCGGCGTTGTCACCTCGACTGGCGTGATGCAGGCCGATGCATATGTGCTGGCGCTCGGCAGCTGGTCGCCGCGGCTGGTCAGGCCGCTCGGCATTTCACTGCCGGTGCATCCCGTGAAGGGCTATTCGATCACGGTGCCGATCACGGATCCCGATGGCGCGCCGGTGTCGACGGTGATGGACGAAAGCTACAAGGTCGCGATCACGCGGCTCGGTGACCGCATCCGCGTCGGCGGTACCGCCGAAATCTCCGGCTATTCCGACAAGCTTTATGCGGCACGCCGCGCCACGCTCGACCATTCCCTGACCGATCTGTTCCCGCGCGGCGGCGATCTCAAGAAGGCGACGTTCTGGTGCGGCCTGCGCCCGATGACGCCCGACGGCCCGCCGGTGATCGGCGCGACGCGTTACAGCAATCTGCATCTCAACACCGGCCATGGCACGCTCGGCTGGACCATGGCCTGCGGGTCGGGGCGGGTGCTCGCTGATTTGCTGTCGGGGCGGAAGCCCGACATCGATACCAGCGAGCTTGCGATCAGCCGGTATGATCACAGGTTTGGGTGA
- a CDS encoding helix-turn-helix domain-containing protein, whose amino-acid sequence MSGRKRMRKPAPKAIGKARRKAQRKAHAKAAGKPARKLKASVKAAEPAMDLAVGRRIRELRRARQLSLETVVARTDLSIGFVSQIERGLSSPSLRVLATLADVLGVGIAALFGAKPDDDGASGGVVTREAQRAELKLWRTGISKQLLSPAGAENRLNLFLVHMEPGGSTGDELYTHDGEEAGLVLEGEMTLTVDAETWSLKTGDSFRFASRRPHRFSNPADDAKAVVLWVNCVSPTG is encoded by the coding sequence GTGAGCGGCCGCAAGAGAATGCGCAAACCGGCGCCCAAAGCAATTGGCAAGGCCCGAAGGAAGGCCCAAAGGAAGGCCCATGCGAAGGCCGCGGGCAAGCCGGCAAGAAAGCTGAAGGCATCCGTCAAGGCAGCCGAGCCGGCGATGGATCTCGCGGTCGGGCGCCGGATCCGCGAATTGCGCCGCGCGCGCCAATTATCGCTGGAGACGGTGGTGGCGCGAACCGATCTGTCGATCGGCTTTGTCAGTCAGATCGAACGTGGCCTGTCGTCGCCTTCGCTGCGTGTATTGGCGACGCTGGCCGATGTGCTTGGCGTCGGCATTGCCGCATTGTTCGGCGCCAAACCGGACGACGACGGCGCTTCCGGCGGCGTGGTGACGCGCGAGGCGCAGCGCGCCGAGCTGAAACTCTGGCGCACCGGCATCTCGAAACAATTGCTGAGCCCGGCCGGCGCGGAGAACCGCCTCAATCTGTTTCTGGTGCATATGGAGCCCGGCGGCAGCACCGGCGATGAGCTCTATACGCATGACGGCGAGGAGGCCGGCCTCGTGCTGGAAGGCGAGATGACGCTGACCGTCGACGCCGAGACATGGTCGCTGAAAACCGGCGACAGCTTTCGCTTCGCGAGCCGCCGCCCGCACCGTTTCTCAAATCCCGCCGATGACGCCAAGGCCGTGGTGCTGTGGGTGAATTGCGTTTCGCCCACGGGCTAG
- a CDS encoding TetR/AcrR family transcriptional regulator, with the protein MAGPSADSLRKPRADATRNRERVLEAAKAVFSAGGPDASLEAVAKRAGVGIGTLYRHFPTREALFEAVYRREVEQLSELAEQLKSAASPVDALRRWLKSNVELVATKKGMITALALVVQGSSELYAYSFDRLTKAVGTLLDRAVAAGEIRADISPEDVLRALIGMCYMHEQPGWQSTVLRLMDVFIDGLRVQPDAGRKATSPSQPGRAKPGVKRNR; encoded by the coding sequence ATGGCCGGTCCGTCCGCAGATTCCCTTCGCAAGCCCCGCGCGGACGCGACGCGTAATCGCGAACGCGTGCTGGAGGCCGCCAAGGCGGTGTTCAGCGCCGGCGGCCCGGACGCCAGCCTCGAGGCGGTGGCCAAGCGCGCCGGCGTCGGCATCGGGACGCTCTACCGGCATTTTCCGACACGCGAGGCGCTGTTCGAAGCGGTCTATCGCCGCGAGGTGGAGCAACTCAGTGAGCTGGCCGAACAGTTGAAGAGCGCCGCCTCACCGGTTGACGCCTTGCGTCGCTGGCTCAAATCCAACGTCGAACTCGTCGCCACCAAGAAGGGGATGATCACGGCGCTGGCGCTGGTCGTGCAGGGTTCTTCGGAATTGTACGCCTATTCGTTCGATCGCCTGACCAAGGCGGTCGGCACCCTGCTCGATCGCGCCGTCGCCGCCGGCGAGATCCGTGCCGATATCAGCCCCGAAGACGTACTGCGCGCCCTGATCGGCATGTGCTACATGCACGAACAGCCCGGCTGGCAGTCGACCGTGCTGCGGCTGATGGATGTGTTCATCGATGGGCTTCGCGTGCAGCCCGATGCCGGTCGCAAGGCGACATCACCGTCGCAACCCGGCCGCGCCAAGCCGGGCGTGAAGCGGAATCGATAG